A genomic region of Roseateles amylovorans contains the following coding sequences:
- the rplS gene encoding 50S ribosomal protein L19, producing MNLIQTLEQEEIARLNKTIPVFAPGDTVIVNVNVVEGTRKRVQAYEGVVIARRNRGLNSNFIVRKISSGEGVERTFQLYSPLIASIEVKRRGDVRRAKLYYLRQRSGKSARIKEKLATKSAD from the coding sequence GTGAATCTGATCCAGACCCTTGAGCAAGAAGAAATTGCTCGCCTGAACAAGACCATCCCTGTGTTCGCCCCTGGCGACACGGTGATCGTGAACGTGAACGTCGTCGAAGGCACCCGCAAGCGCGTGCAGGCCTACGAAGGCGTCGTGATTGCGCGTCGCAATCGCGGTCTGAACTCCAACTTCATCGTCCGCAAGATCTCGAGCGGCGAAGGCGTTGAGCGCACGTTCCAGCTGTACAGCCCTCTGATCGCTTCGATCGAAGTCAAGCGCCGCGGTGACGTCCGTCGCGCCAAGCTGTACTACCTGCGTCAGCGTTCGGGCAAGTCCGCTCGCATCAAGGAAAAGCTGGCCACCAAGTCGGCCGACTGA
- a CDS encoding NUDIX hydrolase, with the protein MSTPANRPPIKDPRTVPVAGTDAHLPAVPAERLTPAALRQRFLRPPAFDPEIPGDGGFVHDRSPTPAAVLVPLVLRDHGLSVLLTQRTAHLRDHAGQISFPGGRAEPEDGSPERTALREAQEEIGLDEPFVDILGQLPVYQTVTAYEVTPVVALIRPDFALRLDAFEVAEAFEVPLSFLMDPAHHRRHVVDWEGGRRQFLSMPWMGTGLAVTGPDAVLSDREFFIWGATAAMLRNLYRFLQA; encoded by the coding sequence ATGTCCACGCCCGCCAACCGACCCCCCATCAAGGATCCCCGTACCGTGCCGGTCGCAGGGACCGACGCGCATCTGCCTGCCGTGCCGGCCGAGCGGCTCACGCCGGCGGCGTTGCGGCAGCGCTTCCTTCGCCCGCCCGCGTTCGATCCCGAGATCCCGGGTGATGGCGGCTTTGTGCACGACCGCTCGCCGACGCCGGCTGCGGTGCTGGTGCCGCTGGTGCTGCGCGACCATGGCTTGTCGGTGCTGCTGACCCAGCGCACCGCCCATCTGCGCGACCATGCCGGGCAGATCAGCTTCCCCGGCGGCCGGGCGGAGCCGGAGGACGGCTCTCCGGAACGCACCGCGCTGCGCGAGGCCCAGGAGGAAATCGGACTGGACGAGCCGTTTGTCGACATCCTCGGGCAACTGCCGGTTTATCAGACGGTGACGGCCTATGAGGTGACGCCGGTTGTGGCCCTGATCCGGCCGGATTTCGCGTTGCGGCTGGATGCTTTCGAAGTGGCGGAGGCCTTCGAGGTGCCGCTGAGCTTCCTGATGGATCCGGCGCATCACCGCCGCCATGTGGTGGACTGGGAAGGCGGGCGCCGGCAGTTCCTGTCGATGCCGTGGATGGGGACAGGTCTTGCCGTGACCGGCCCGGACGCGGTGTTGAGCGACCGGGAGTTCTTCATCTGGGGTGCCACCGCGGCGATGCTTCGCAACCTGTATCGTTTCCTTCAGGCCTGA
- a CDS encoding CobD/CbiB family protein yields MNLIAVLLALLCEQLKPLPHGNPVHQGMIAWVRWTGRNFDAGRPHHAAVVWSITVVGPAVLVGVIGWLLNRYSDGLLLLLNVLVLYLTLGFRQFSHYFTDIRDALERGDELEARRLLAEWRHLDASELPRTELLRHVLEHSLLAAHRHVFGVFFWFVLLSAFGLGPAGAVLYRMAEFAGRYWAFKSRTLDAPTNERLMHLSRRLFGLIDHVPARLTATGFAIVGNFEEAVNGWRRDAALWAHSNEGIILAAAAGAVGVQLGGSAAPGVTPDRSKTFDAGSDMDVTRAEGSTEGQPPQLGHLQSVVGLVWRSVVLWMLLLALLRLANMVG; encoded by the coding sequence ATGAACCTCATCGCGGTCTTGCTCGCGCTGCTCTGCGAGCAACTCAAGCCTCTTCCTCACGGTAATCCGGTCCACCAGGGCATGATCGCCTGGGTGCGCTGGACCGGGCGCAACTTCGACGCCGGTCGCCCGCATCATGCGGCGGTGGTCTGGTCGATCACGGTGGTCGGCCCCGCGGTGCTGGTGGGCGTGATCGGCTGGTTGCTGAACCGCTACAGCGATGGTCTGCTGTTGCTGCTGAACGTGCTGGTGCTCTACCTCACCCTGGGCTTTCGCCAGTTCAGCCATTACTTCACCGACATCCGCGATGCGCTGGAGCGGGGCGACGAGCTCGAAGCCCGCCGTCTGCTGGCCGAATGGCGCCACCTGGATGCCAGCGAATTGCCCCGCACCGAGCTGCTGCGCCATGTGCTGGAGCATTCGCTGCTGGCGGCCCACCGGCATGTGTTCGGCGTGTTTTTCTGGTTTGTGCTGCTGTCGGCCTTCGGACTCGGTCCGGCCGGGGCGGTGCTCTATCGCATGGCCGAATTCGCTGGACGTTACTGGGCCTTCAAGAGCCGCACCCTGGACGCGCCGACCAATGAACGCCTGATGCATCTCTCGCGCCGCCTGTTCGGGTTGATCGACCATGTGCCGGCGCGCCTGACGGCCACCGGCTTCGCCATCGTCGGAAACTTCGAGGAAGCGGTGAATGGCTGGCGCCGGGACGCGGCGCTCTGGGCGCACAGCAACGAGGGCATCATCCTCGCGGCCGCCGCCGGCGCGGTGGGGGTGCAACTCGGCGGCAGCGCCGCACCGGGCGTGACGCCGGACCGCAGCAAGACCTTCGATGCCGGCAGCGACATGGACGTCACCCGCGCCGAAGGTTCCACCGAAGGCCAGCCGCCCCAGTTGGGCCACCTGCAAAGCGTGGTCGGCCTGGTGTGGCGATCGGTGGTGCTGTGGATGCTGCTGCTGGCGCTGTTGCGGCTGGCCAATATGGTGGGCTGA
- a CDS encoding SDR family NAD(P)-dependent oxidoreductase — protein sequence MTAHATDPAARALTLITGSSRGLGEALALQSLEAGDLVIGIARGRSESLERFAHERGLPLQQWQADLSQPLVIAKHLGEWLRTQPIDWTRATLINNAGVITPPGPVDGESLEALSGAIRVGLEATLLLSAAFLEATRDWTAPRKILNISSGLGRRAMAGSAVYCAAKAGMDNLSRAMALDEEHKAATGRPAARIVSLAPGIIDTDMQAQLRGADDAQFPERHRFAEFKAQGQLASAQDTATRVLKFLARNDFGQQVLADVRDA from the coding sequence ATGACTGCGCATGCCACCGACCCCGCCGCCCGTGCCCTGACCCTCATCACCGGCAGTTCGCGCGGGCTGGGCGAGGCGCTGGCGCTTCAATCGCTGGAGGCCGGTGACCTGGTCATCGGCATTGCGCGCGGCCGCAGCGAATCGCTGGAGCGCTTTGCCCATGAGCGCGGCCTGCCGCTGCAGCAATGGCAAGCCGATCTCTCTCAGCCGCTCGTCATCGCCAAGCACCTCGGTGAATGGTTACGCACACAGCCGATCGACTGGACCCGTGCCACCTTGATCAACAATGCCGGCGTCATCACGCCCCCGGGTCCGGTGGACGGCGAATCGCTGGAGGCGCTCTCCGGAGCGATCCGCGTTGGACTCGAGGCGACGCTGCTGCTGAGCGCCGCTTTCCTCGAGGCCACCCGTGACTGGACGGCCCCGCGCAAGATCCTCAACATCTCCTCGGGACTGGGCCGCCGGGCGATGGCGGGTAGTGCCGTCTATTGCGCCGCCAAGGCCGGCATGGACAACCTCAGCCGCGCGATGGCGCTGGATGAGGAACACAAGGCCGCCACCGGCAGGCCTGCGGCGCGCATCGTCTCGCTGGCACCCGGCATCATCGACACCGACATGCAGGCCCAGCTCCGCGGCGCCGATGACGCTCAGTTCCCGGAACGCCACCGCTTCGCCGAGTTCAAGGCCCAAGGCCAGCTCGCCAGCGCGCAGGACACCGCCACCCGGGTGCTGAAGTTCCTCGCCAGAAACGATTTCGGCCAGCAGGTGCTGGCCGATGTGCGGGACGCCTGA
- a CDS encoding pseudouridine synthase: MSAPLSLIHVDAQRIVIAKPAGLLAVPGRGEDKQDCAWSRVQAQFPDALIVHRLDQATSGLLVFARGEAMQRALSEAFAQRRVDKRYEAVVDGQVEREQFDIDLPLIADWPNRPRQRVDRERGKPSLTRVTLMARDAGAGRSRVSLAPVTGRSHQLRVHLLAIGHPILGDALYAPPHALAQASRLLLHACDLTLPGLLGESALSLHCPPEF; this comes from the coding sequence ATGTCTGCTCCCCTCTCCCTGATTCATGTGGATGCGCAACGCATCGTCATTGCCAAGCCGGCCGGCCTGCTGGCCGTGCCCGGGCGGGGCGAGGACAAGCAGGACTGCGCCTGGTCCCGCGTGCAGGCGCAATTCCCGGATGCGTTGATCGTCCATCGGCTGGATCAGGCCACCTCGGGGCTGCTGGTGTTCGCCCGCGGCGAGGCGATGCAGCGGGCCCTCAGCGAGGCCTTCGCACAGCGGCGGGTCGACAAACGCTATGAGGCGGTGGTGGATGGGCAGGTCGAGCGCGAACAGTTCGACATCGATCTGCCGCTGATCGCCGATTGGCCGAATCGTCCCCGGCAGCGAGTGGACCGCGAGCGCGGCAAGCCCAGCCTGACACGGGTGACGTTGATGGCGAGGGATGCGGGCGCGGGGCGCTCCCGAGTGTCGCTGGCGCCGGTCACCGGGCGATCCCACCAGTTGCGGGTGCATCTGCTGGCGATCGGACATCCCATCCTCGGCGATGCGCTCTACGCACCGCCGCATGCACTCGCGCAGGCCTCCCGCTTGCTGCTGCATGCCTGTGACCTGACACTGCCCGGATTGCTGGGCGAGTCGGCGTTGTCACTGCACTGCCCGCCCGAGTTCTGA
- a CDS encoding protein-tyrosine phosphatase family protein, whose protein sequence is MAFRSLPLPDTVSGRLWLQSMPGRREPWGFFLDEARQRQLNLVVCLNPLEEVAELSPSYHKAIAEGRLPFRWMHLPMRDFGLASDPDAFRHGVDQIASGLRLGDRALLHCAAGLGRTGTVAACVLKRLGLPADEALEAVRAAGSNPQSAVQSGWIDQF, encoded by the coding sequence ATGGCTTTCCGATCGCTCCCCCTTCCCGACACCGTGTCCGGTCGACTGTGGCTGCAGTCGATGCCCGGGCGCCGCGAGCCCTGGGGCTTCTTTCTGGACGAGGCCCGTCAGCGGCAGCTGAATCTGGTGGTCTGCCTGAATCCGCTGGAAGAAGTCGCGGAACTCTCCCCTAGTTATCACAAGGCGATTGCCGAGGGCCGGTTGCCGTTCCGGTGGATGCATCTGCCGATGCGGGACTTCGGCCTGGCCTCCGATCCTGATGCCTTCCGGCACGGCGTGGACCAGATCGCCAGCGGGCTGCGCCTGGGTGACCGCGCGCTGCTGCACTGCGCGGCCGGTCTGGGGCGCACCGGCACGGTCGCCGCCTGCGTGCTCAAGCGGCTCGGCCTGCCGGCCGATGAGGCGCTGGAGGCGGTTCGCGCGGCAGGGTCGAATCCGCAGTCGGCGGTGCAATCGGGCTGGATCGATCAGTTCTGA